The Imtechella halotolerans DNA window GGAACTACTGCCTCTATGATTGCTAGCCCAATAACTGAATGGATTGGTCTAGAGCTTGAAACCACCAATAAGTGGATTTACTGGCCTGTTAGAATTTTGTTAATCTTTCCTCCTTATCAAGTATTATTGGTTTTCTTTGGATGGCTATTTGGTCAATTTCAGTTTTTCTGGAATTTTGAAAAGAAAATGTTACGAAGTTTAGGGATTAAAATTTGAAAAATAAATACAACATATCCTTATTCCTCCTAATGGTAACACTTAGTAGTGTTATCATGTTCCCTACTGCGTTAAAACTTTCTCACATTTTTAGCCAACACGAGCATGAAATTTGTGAAAACCACCACACTACAACTCACTTTCATAAAACTGATGTGGATTGCGAGTTTTATAAATTTAACCTCAATAATCCTGTTATTTTCTCATCGACTTCATTTGATTGTGTTGAAATAACCTATCAGGTAAAGCATAATTTTCTTTATTATTCATTTTTATCATACTATAAACAGCTTCATTTTGAGCTGCGCGGCCCACCCTCTCTAGTATAATTTGTGCCGTTTTTTTAACCCCCTTATTTCAGGGGTAATTTTTAGTATTATTATAATTATAAAAAATGAATAAATATCTTATTACATTGAGTTTTCTATTGTGCATACAAGTGATTGTTGCTCAAAATATTTTTAAAGGGACCGTTATTGATAATGAAACAAAACAAGGTATACCCTTCGCATCCGTGTATTTACCCCAGTTAGAGAAAGGTGCTTCAACCGATGAATCTGGTGCTTTTGAAATCACAAATATTCCTGCTGGAAGTTATAAGTTAGTTGTTTCTGTTCTAGGTTTTGCTACCTTTTCAAAGAATGTTGACATAACCACTGGAAATAATACATTGCAAATTTCATTAGAACCTTCTGCAGTTGAAATTGAACAGGTAATTGTATCTACGCCTTTTCATAAACTGCAAAGTGAGAATGTTATGAAGGTATCTCAAAAGAGCCTAACTCAAATGCAACAACAAGGGGCCAATACACTTATAGATGGTATCGCAACCATTCCAGGAGTCAACAGCGTTTCTACAGGTACGGCAATTGGAAAACCTGTAATACGTGGATTGAGTTCTAATAGGGTATTAGTTTATACACAAAATATTCGTTTAGAAAATCAACAATTTGGAGGCGAACATGGCTTAGGTCTTAATGATAACGGTGTAGAGAGTGTTGAAGTCATAAAAGGACCAGCTTCACTACTCTATGGTTCTGATGCTTTAGGTGGTGTATTATATATCAATCCAGAACGATTTGCAGATGCAGGTACCACACAAGGATCATTAAGCAGTATTTTAAATAGTAACACTAACGGTCTTAACCTGTCTGCAGGGGCCAAAACGTCTGGAAATTCATTTAAGTTCCTGGCAAGAGGTTCATTTGTATCCCATGAAGATTATAAAATTGGTGGTGGGGATCGTGTAACCAATACCCGATTTAAAGAATATGATTTCAAAACAGGAGTTGGATATCAAAAAAACAACTTTAAAACAGACCTTAGATATAACTATAATAATTCTTTAGTTGGAATTCCTGAAGGTATAGAAGAACAATCTGCATATAGAACTCCATTAGAACCTTATCAAGATTTACAGACACATATACTAAGCTCGAAAACAAATTTTTTCTTTAAAAACAGCAGTTTAGACGCCACCTTTGGATTTGTGGCTAACAAACGCCAAGAATTTGAAGGTCATCACCATCATGAAGAAGGAGAAGCTCATGAAGAGGAAGAGGAAGCACATGAGGAAGAGCATGCTGCATTAGATATGCAGTTAAACACCTTTAGTTATAATGTAGCCTACAACCTTGCACCTATTGGAAAATTAGAAACCGTATTCGGAGTACAAGGTATGGTTCAGACCAATAAAAACCATGGGGAAGAAACATTAATTCCTAATGCCTCTACTGACGATTTTGGGGTTTTTGTTACTTCACATATTCATTTAAAGAACAATGATATTCAGTTAGGTTTACGTTATGATAACCGCAATATTGCTACCGATCATCATGAGCATGATCATGACCATGGAGATGTACACGAGGATGAAATTGAGGTAAATAGATCCTTTAATAGTTTTAATGCATCAGCAGGTCTGCGCACTGAATTAGCTCCAAAATTAGTAACTAGAATTAATCTTGCTACTGGATTTAGGGCACCAAACCTTTCGGAGTTAACTTCAAATGGAGCCCACCATGGCGCCAATCGTTATGAAATAGGAAATCCAGATTTAAAGAGTGAGCAAAACATTCAAATGGACTTTTCAATAGAGCTAAAAAGTAAACATATCGAAATGTATGTTAATGCCTTTTATAATAAAGTAGCTAACTTTATTTATCTTCAACCTGATGGGACCTTAGTAAATGCAATCCCTGTATTTCACTACCACCAAGATGACGCTAAATTATATGGAGGGGAAATAGGTTTCCATTTTCACCCACATTCCATCGAATGGTTACATTATGAAAGTAGCTATGAAGGAGTCATAGGCAAACAAGATAATGGTGACTACATTCCATTAATCCCAGCTAATGTGCTAACCAATACCTTTAGAGCAGAAATAAATCAAGGATTTTTATCGGATAGCTACGCCTTTATAACCCTGCAAAATATTCTTAAACAAGATAAACCGGGATTATTTGAAACTGCATCATCTGGCTATTCGTTATTAAACATAGGAATTGGTAAAACATTCTCCAGTGAAAAGAATCCTGTTAAAATTTGGTTGAGTGCAAATAACCTATTGGACAAAACCTATATTTCACACCTTTCGCGATTAAAATCGGATGGAATTTCCAATATGGGACGAAATATTACACTAGGTGTCTCTTTAACTCTTTAATGGACCGAGTTCAACTTAAATTAAAAACATCCGCAGTTGCGGATGTTTTTTTATTCTATTTGTCCAGCATTTTATCCTTTTCAATAAAACTTGCATAAATCCACATAAGTGTAAAGGAAGGTATAATGTCAACCCCTGGGAGAATTTCTTCAATAAAAGTAACAGCACCAGCTATTTTTCCTGTAGTTCCTTTATACATTCGAGTCATTATCCATCCACTTAAAGGTGCCCAAACCACATCACCAAATTCACCTACAAAAGGAATAACAAATGAAAGCATTCCTATCAAATCCAACAAGATACTGATAGCTAGTTTTTTATAATTAGGTTTATTTTTCACACATTAAAATTTTAAATTCATTTTTCAACTATTAGCAGGATTACCGTAGTCAAAATAAAAGTTTCCTAGTATCTATTAGCGTGACAAATCGGAACTTATTAGTTTCAAAAACTCATTCCTTGTTTCATTCTTCATAAACTGACCTCTAAAGCCTGAAGTAGTAGTTACCGAATTTTGTTTTTGAACACCACGCATCATCATACACATATGCGAGGCCTCGATGACAACAGCAACTCCTTGTGGTTTTAAAGTTCTATTTAAACACTCCAAAATATCATGAGTAAGCCTTTCCTGAACCTGTAAACGTCTGGCAAATACATCCACTATACGTGGTATTTTACTCAGTCCTACAATTTGTCCGTCTGGAATATAAGCAATATGAGCTTTTCCATAAAATGGAAGCATGTGATGTTCACATAAAGAATATATCTCAATATCCTTTACAATGACCATATCATTATAGCTTTCCTTAAACATGGCACTTTTAAGAATTTCATCTGCATCCAGGTGATAACCAGATGTTAGAAACTGCATTGCTTTTGCAGCTCGTTCAGGAGTCTTCAAAAGGCCCTCTCTATGAATATCCTCACCCAATGTTTTGATAATCTCCTGATAACCATGTTTTACCTCTTTTGTAACCTTGATATTGTATTCTTCAAATTTTTTATAGGACATAAATCGGATGTTAAAGTGAATTCAAATATGCTTTAAGTTTTTCTAATTTTGGTACAATGACAAACTGACAATAAGATTGCTCCGGATGTAAATCAAAGTAGTCTTTATGTTCAACTTCAGCCGGATAAAACACCTCAAAAGGAACCACTTGAGTTACTATAGGCTGAGAATAGGTTGCTGCCTTATCCCACTGCTTAATGGATTGTAGCGCTATAAATTCCTGCTCTTGATCTACAGTAAAAATAGCAGATCGATATTGTGTTCCTATATCATGACCTTGACGATTAAGGGTTGTAGG harbors:
- a CDS encoding DUF6787 family protein; translation: MKKLKERWNITSNFQLVIIFIVFGITGTTASMIASPITEWIGLELETTNKWIYWPVRILLIFPPYQVLLVFFGWLFGQFQFFWNFEKKMLRSLGIKI
- a CDS encoding TonB-dependent receptor, with the protein product MNKYLITLSFLLCIQVIVAQNIFKGTVIDNETKQGIPFASVYLPQLEKGASTDESGAFEITNIPAGSYKLVVSVLGFATFSKNVDITTGNNTLQISLEPSAVEIEQVIVSTPFHKLQSENVMKVSQKSLTQMQQQGANTLIDGIATIPGVNSVSTGTAIGKPVIRGLSSNRVLVYTQNIRLENQQFGGEHGLGLNDNGVESVEVIKGPASLLYGSDALGGVLYINPERFADAGTTQGSLSSILNSNTNGLNLSAGAKTSGNSFKFLARGSFVSHEDYKIGGGDRVTNTRFKEYDFKTGVGYQKNNFKTDLRYNYNNSLVGIPEGIEEQSAYRTPLEPYQDLQTHILSSKTNFFFKNSSLDATFGFVANKRQEFEGHHHHEEGEAHEEEEEAHEEEHAALDMQLNTFSYNVAYNLAPIGKLETVFGVQGMVQTNKNHGEETLIPNASTDDFGVFVTSHIHLKNNDIQLGLRYDNRNIATDHHEHDHDHGDVHEDEIEVNRSFNSFNASAGLRTELAPKLVTRINLATGFRAPNLSELTSNGAHHGANRYEIGNPDLKSEQNIQMDFSIELKSKHIEMYVNAFYNKVANFIYLQPDGTLVNAIPVFHYHQDDAKLYGGEIGFHFHPHSIEWLHYESSYEGVIGKQDNGDYIPLIPANVLTNTFRAEINQGFLSDSYAFITLQNILKQDKPGLFETASSGYSLLNIGIGKTFSSEKNPVKIWLSANNLLDKTYISHLSRLKSDGISNMGRNITLGVSLTL
- the folE gene encoding GTP cyclohydrolase I FolE, with the translated sequence MSYKKFEEYNIKVTKEVKHGYQEIIKTLGEDIHREGLLKTPERAAKAMQFLTSGYHLDADEILKSAMFKESYNDMVIVKDIEIYSLCEHHMLPFYGKAHIAYIPDGQIVGLSKIPRIVDVFARRLQVQERLTHDILECLNRTLKPQGVAVVIEASHMCMMMRGVQKQNSVTTTSGFRGQFMKNETRNEFLKLISSDLSR
- the msrA gene encoding peptide-methionine (S)-S-oxide reductase MsrA codes for the protein MNAEFEIAYLAGGCFWCTEAVFKRVPGVLDVTPGYTGGTIKNPAYREICTGRTGHAEVIRIRFQPAIVSYRELLDLFFMTHDPTTLNRQGHDIGTQYRSAIFTVDQEQEFIALQSIKQWDKAATYSQPIVTQVVPFEVFYPAEVEHKDYFDLHPEQSYCQFVIVPKLEKLKAYLNSL